A stretch of the Bordetella genomosp. 8 genome encodes the following:
- a CDS encoding ketopantoate reductase family protein: MRRILIVGCGAMGGIFAAHLAAVADVTALDVNADHVQAIRGQGLRVEGPEPRTVPLRAVMSADELAGESFDALIFLTKSGQTGAAWSALRAVLSGTPLLVTLQNGMGNSETLQDGSDAPVARGITLDAGRYLGPGRVEHLIRGNTTWIGPMRGAVEDCDWLARLLSEAGMPAQAIADPMDAVWSKFIFNAVMNPVGALLLGVNRARYEVPQVRDLIDDLARECMNVVAALGGRLAFDPMQLVKQTRAGERPITRHAGSMALDIARGAPTEIEELTGFVVREGDRLGVDVTACRTVYRLVKGLELARAIQLDDNVNHTVDDAVENKAPPPAR, from the coding sequence ATGCGGCGCATACTGATCGTGGGGTGCGGCGCCATGGGCGGCATCTTTGCCGCCCACCTGGCCGCCGTGGCGGACGTGACCGCGCTGGACGTCAATGCGGACCATGTCCAGGCGATACGCGGGCAGGGCTTGCGTGTGGAAGGACCCGAGCCGCGCACTGTGCCCTTGCGCGCAGTCATGTCGGCGGATGAGCTTGCCGGCGAGTCCTTCGATGCGCTGATCTTCCTGACCAAGTCCGGTCAGACGGGCGCAGCATGGTCGGCCCTGCGGGCCGTCCTGTCCGGCACGCCGCTGCTGGTCACGCTGCAGAACGGCATGGGTAACAGCGAGACCCTGCAGGACGGCAGCGATGCGCCGGTGGCGCGCGGCATCACGCTCGACGCCGGCCGTTACCTGGGGCCGGGCCGGGTCGAACACCTGATCCGCGGCAATACGACGTGGATCGGTCCCATGCGTGGCGCAGTGGAGGACTGCGACTGGCTGGCGCGCCTCTTGAGCGAGGCCGGCATGCCCGCGCAGGCGATCGCCGATCCCATGGACGCGGTCTGGTCCAAGTTCATATTCAACGCGGTGATGAACCCCGTCGGCGCCTTGCTGCTGGGGGTGAACCGCGCCCGGTATGAGGTGCCGCAGGTGCGCGACCTGATCGACGATCTGGCTCGCGAATGCATGAATGTGGTGGCCGCGCTGGGCGGCCGGCTTGCCTTCGATCCCATGCAGCTGGTCAAGCAGACGCGTGCCGGCGAGCGCCCGATCACGCGCCATGCGGGGTCCATGGCCCTGGACATCGCGCGGGGCGCGCCCACGGAAATCGAGGAATTGACCGGGTTCGTCGTCCGCGAGGGCGACCGGCTGGGCGTCGACGTGACGGCATGCCGCACCGTCTATCGCCTGGTCAAGGGATTGGAGCTGGCGCGCGCGATCCAGCTGGACGACAACGTGAATCACACCGTGGACGACGCCGTGGAAAACAAGGCGCCGCCGCCCGCGAGATAA
- a CDS encoding alpha/beta fold hydrolase codes for MPDQINKRRRRFLGTAAAGIGAVELAMAGLAHADAAPPVGQPGDEPAPAPTGKAARAVAAFPVIRQVDAGPLNIGYAEAGPADGQVVILLHGWPYDIHSYADVAPMLAAKGYRVIVPHLRGYGTTRFLSEQTRRTAQQTAVAADIIALMNALQIRRAVIGGYDWGARTANVIAALWPERCKAMVSVSGYLIGTQAANQAPLAPDAELAWWYQFYFSTERGRLGYEKNWHDFAKLIWKTASPRWRFDDATFERSAASLANPDHAAITIHNYRWRLGLAEGEPQYDALEKRLAGLPAIAVPTITMEGAANGAPHPPPAAYANKFTGKYKHIDLPGDIGHNLPQEAPREFADAIIEVARW; via the coding sequence ATGCCGGACCAGATCAATAAACGCCGCCGCCGTTTCCTCGGGACAGCCGCCGCCGGTATCGGCGCCGTCGAGCTGGCCATGGCCGGGCTGGCCCACGCCGACGCCGCGCCGCCCGTCGGCCAGCCCGGGGATGAACCTGCGCCTGCCCCCACTGGCAAGGCCGCCCGCGCCGTCGCCGCATTTCCGGTGATCCGGCAGGTCGACGCGGGACCGCTGAACATCGGCTACGCCGAGGCGGGTCCCGCCGATGGCCAGGTGGTGATACTGCTGCACGGCTGGCCCTACGACATCCACAGCTATGCCGACGTCGCGCCCATGCTGGCGGCCAAGGGCTATCGCGTCATCGTCCCCCATCTGCGAGGCTACGGCACCACGCGTTTCCTGTCCGAACAGACGCGGCGGACCGCGCAGCAGACGGCGGTCGCGGCCGACATCATCGCGTTGATGAATGCGCTGCAGATCCGCCGTGCGGTCATCGGCGGTTATGACTGGGGCGCGCGCACCGCGAACGTCATCGCCGCGTTGTGGCCGGAGCGTTGCAAGGCCATGGTGTCCGTCAGCGGTTACCTGATCGGCACGCAGGCGGCAAACCAGGCGCCGCTGGCGCCGGACGCGGAGTTGGCATGGTGGTATCAGTTCTATTTCTCCACGGAACGCGGCCGCCTCGGCTATGAAAAGAACTGGCACGATTTCGCGAAACTGATCTGGAAGACCGCATCGCCCAGATGGCGCTTCGACGATGCGACCTTCGAACGGTCCGCCGCGTCCCTGGCGAATCCCGACCATGCCGCCATCACGATCCACAATTACCGCTGGCGGCTGGGCCTGGCCGAAGGCGAGCCGCAATACGATGCGCTGGAAAAGCGGCTGGCCGGCCTGCCGGCCATCGCGGTGCCCACCATCACCATGGAAGGCGCGGCCAACGGCGCGCCGCATCCGCCGCCCGCCGCCTACGCGAACAAATTCACGGGCAAGTACAAGCACATCGACCTGCCCGGCGACATCGGCCATAACCTGCCGCAGGAGGCGCCGCGCGAGTTCGCCGACGCCATCATCGAAGTGGCCAGGTGGTAG
- a CDS encoding Bug family tripartite tricarboxylate transporter substrate binding protein: MTLIPERGLRVLALAGMLAATCAHADDTYPSKPITIVVGYSTGGANDLLARVVAEKMSTLLKQPVIVENKPGAGSIIGANFVAKAKPDGYTLLMGASGPISFNPSLYKKLPYDPQKDLTPVSLVGTFPLVLLTQKSNPDTGSLPALVEYAKGHPGKSNYSASSASFQLITELFKRRTDTQFEYIPYKGSYESVMAVSTGDATMTLADSGPAMQGIAGGRVRPLAVTSPSRTAFLPDTPTMKELGIDMNVELWSGLFVPAGTPPAVVRKLEASMKTIMDDADVRKRVEGMSINPVSSTSKAFAARIAEEIPLWQKVAADAGIQPN, from the coding sequence ATGACGCTTATCCCCGAGCGCGGCTTGCGCGTGCTGGCCCTGGCGGGCATGCTGGCCGCGACCTGCGCCCACGCCGACGACACCTATCCATCCAAGCCGATCACCATCGTGGTCGGCTATAGCACGGGTGGAGCCAACGATCTGCTGGCCCGCGTCGTGGCGGAAAAAATGTCCACCCTGCTGAAGCAGCCGGTCATCGTGGAAAACAAGCCGGGGGCGGGCTCCATCATCGGCGCGAACTTCGTGGCCAAGGCCAAGCCGGATGGCTACACGTTGCTGATGGGCGCGAGCGGCCCGATTTCCTTCAATCCTTCGCTGTACAAGAAACTGCCCTACGATCCGCAGAAGGACCTGACGCCGGTATCCCTGGTAGGCACGTTCCCGCTGGTGCTGCTGACGCAGAAGTCCAACCCGGACACCGGGTCCCTGCCCGCCTTGGTCGAGTATGCCAAAGGCCATCCCGGCAAATCGAACTACAGCGCCAGTTCGGCCTCGTTCCAACTGATCACCGAGCTGTTCAAGCGCCGTACGGACACGCAGTTCGAATACATCCCCTATAAGGGCAGCTACGAATCCGTGATGGCCGTCAGCACGGGCGACGCCACGATGACGCTGGCCGATTCCGGACCCGCCATGCAGGGCATTGCCGGCGGCCGGGTGCGGCCGCTGGCGGTGACGTCGCCGAGCCGGACCGCTTTCCTGCCCGACACGCCCACGATGAAGGAACTCGGCATCGACATGAACGTGGAGCTGTGGAGCGGCCTGTTCGTCCCGGCCGGCACCCCGCCCGCCGTGGTCCGGAAGCTCGAGGCTTCGATGAAAACCATCATGGACGACGCCGACGTCCGCAAGCGGGTGGAAGGCATGTCCATCAACCCGGTCAGCAGCACGTCCAAGGCCTTCGCCGCCCGCATCGCCGAAGAAATCCCCCTGTGGCAGAAGGTCGCGGCGGACGCCGGCATACAGCCGAACTAG
- a CDS encoding alpha/beta fold hydrolase, which translates to MHPMTAFRRPGPGPAWRKLLATATLAVSAALGTGGASWAQPVNWKEAMVCGADPRRPDAQADLTQRYVITPRGPIAYYRFGQGSPIVLVTGYRATIANWNAYFLGELARRHEVIVFDNRGIGGSGPAAGDYGIEDLARDTSTLMQTLKLRDVTMLGWSMGGMIVQTLLARQPEQVRNAVLMNTAPPGPAGAPVPEQDMRVLSGGPGVTFSQVMAVLFPANVREQADRCFARDMFRPADYGPVSVPAQVTRSQQAILRAWTVDKRAFAALDHIGVPTLVAYAKDDAILAPRNGDALLQALPGSTALEVDDAGHAMMYQYPRALARRIGEFAETGR; encoded by the coding sequence ATGCACCCTATGACGGCGTTCCGCCGGCCCGGCCCGGGCCCGGCCTGGCGCAAACTGCTGGCAACGGCCACGCTGGCCGTTTCGGCCGCCCTGGGCACCGGCGGCGCATCATGGGCCCAGCCGGTCAACTGGAAGGAAGCCATGGTGTGCGGCGCGGATCCGCGCCGCCCTGACGCACAAGCCGACCTTACCCAACGGTACGTGATCACGCCGCGGGGGCCCATCGCCTATTACCGGTTCGGCCAGGGCAGTCCCATCGTGCTGGTCACGGGCTACCGCGCCACCATCGCCAATTGGAACGCGTACTTCCTGGGCGAACTGGCCAGGCGGCATGAGGTCATCGTGTTCGACAACCGTGGCATAGGCGGGTCGGGGCCGGCCGCCGGCGACTACGGTATCGAGGATCTGGCACGCGATACGTCGACCTTGATGCAGACGCTCAAGTTGCGGGACGTCACGATGCTGGGATGGTCGATGGGCGGCATGATCGTCCAGACCCTGCTGGCCCGGCAGCCGGAACAGGTGCGCAATGCGGTGCTGATGAATACGGCGCCCCCCGGACCGGCGGGCGCCCCGGTGCCGGAACAGGACATGCGCGTCCTGTCCGGCGGACCCGGCGTCACATTCTCGCAGGTGATGGCAGTGCTGTTCCCCGCGAATGTCCGCGAACAGGCGGACCGTTGCTTCGCGCGCGACATGTTCCGTCCGGCCGACTATGGCCCGGTCAGCGTTCCGGCCCAGGTCACCCGGTCGCAGCAGGCCATCCTGCGAGCGTGGACCGTGGACAAGCGGGCCTTTGCCGCGCTGGACCATATCGGCGTCCCGACGCTGGTGGCCTATGCGAAGGACGATGCCATCCTGGCGCCCCGCAACGGCGACGCCTTGCTGCAGGCGCTGCCCGGCTCCACGGCGCTGGAAGTGGACGACGCCGGCCACGCGATGATGTACCAGTACCCACGCGCGCTGGCGCGCCGCATCGGCGAATTCGCCGAAACAGGCCGCTAG